A single Ignavibacteriales bacterium DNA region contains:
- a CDS encoding cellulase family glycosylhydrolase: MTSIRNIFPYIILLFLLICRTGLAQSGSFYSVSGKDIITPYGKPVVLKGINLGHWMVPEGYMFRFEKISSPRLIYDFFNILLGESEAQKFWSKFRELYITREDIALIQKAGFNSVRIPFHYKLFVNDQGEMTGPGYALMDSAVSWCREYNLGVVLDMHCAPGGQTGDNIDDSYGYPFLFESPEMQELTIRVWRELASRYAKESIVIGYDLLNEPIAHFFDKDKLNPLLEPLFKRITAAIREVDENHIVFIGGAQWNSNFSVFGPPFDSKSVYTFHKYWTAAGKEVIQDYLDYRDKYNVPLYLGESGENTNEWITEFRKTLESESVSWCFWPYKKLESERGVVTIKVPGNYDQIKKFADGFDVSFAYIRDNKPAQEIINRVLDEYLENLAVKNLIINHEYLKALGLAIDNKN; the protein is encoded by the coding sequence ATGACCAGTATCCGGAATATTTTTCCGTATATAATACTCTTATTTTTGCTTATCTGCCGGACCGGACTGGCCCAGTCCGGCAGCTTTTATTCTGTCAGCGGTAAAGATATAATCACGCCCTACGGCAAACCGGTTGTGCTTAAAGGGATTAACCTCGGCCACTGGATGGTACCTGAAGGATATATGTTCCGCTTTGAAAAAATCAGCTCCCCCCGGCTTATTTACGATTTCTTTAACATACTGCTGGGTGAATCAGAAGCGCAAAAGTTCTGGAGCAAATTCCGTGAGTTATATATTACCCGTGAGGATATAGCCCTGATACAAAAGGCCGGCTTTAATTCAGTCCGGATTCCTTTTCACTATAAACTTTTTGTAAATGATCAGGGAGAAATGACCGGTCCCGGTTACGCATTGATGGATAGTGCTGTTTCCTGGTGCCGGGAGTATAATCTCGGGGTGGTGCTTGATATGCACTGCGCTCCGGGAGGACAAACAGGTGATAATATAGATGACAGCTACGGCTATCCCTTCCTTTTTGAAAGCCCCGAAATGCAGGAACTCACCATTAGAGTGTGGAGAGAACTTGCATCGCGATATGCTAAAGAATCCATCGTTATTGGTTATGACCTGCTGAACGAACCAATTGCCCATTTTTTTGACAAGGATAAACTGAATCCGCTTCTTGAGCCGTTATTCAAAAGAATCACTGCCGCAATTCGGGAAGTTGATGAGAACCATATCGTCTTCATCGGAGGAGCACAATGGAACAGCAATTTCTCCGTCTTCGGCCCTCCGTTTGACAGTAAATCGGTATATACTTTCCATAAATACTGGACGGCAGCAGGCAAAGAGGTTATCCAGGATTATCTTGATTACAGAGACAAATACAATGTGCCTCTATACCTCGGTGAGTCAGGCGAGAACACAAATGAATGGATAACTGAATTCAGAAAAACGCTCGAATCAGAGTCGGTAAGCTGGTGTTTCTGGCCTTATAAAAAACTTGAAAGCGAGCGGGGAGTAGTAACCATAAAGGTGCCGGGTAATTACGATCAGATCAAAAAGTTCGCTGATGGTTTTGATGTGTCTTTTGCTTATATACGGGATAACAAGCCAGCGCAGGAAATCATTAACCGAGTGCTTGATGAGTATCTTGAAAATCTTGCTGTGAAAAATCTGATAATCAATCATGAATACCTGAAAGCTCTGGGGCTTGCTATTGATAATAAAAATTAG
- a CDS encoding PKD domain-containing protein, giving the protein MIKTLLQFTAFLLLSSFVFAQNVQVGAGSYGTVLPSGTVGPQYASGATAVPKVSAAFSKPAQTCDYWTSLIFPFYGDQHSNNIFAHPLYFRAKGNGLQVGHTLNHVFAAQDYLYPFSQQMTVGITGLNVTKTLTDDYGDWTVTALWDDGTRRMKATLGHGLPFVFFTISGGNASITLIANPNIWFNQNGVLGISVEGRHYGIFAPDSSVWTGTTLLQSSLNNKDYLSIALLPDNTPATLEFFRKRAYAFVTGSEVSWVYNQQTSKLITTFTYTTELKENRNGNLNQTLSALYRHQYINSSVPLTAYEYTTVAGKMKLFDGSQFETSHAYEGVLPGMPDAGIYNRADLLAMLNSHTSETLPASGDNSGTYWNGKLMARMAHLVGIADQLGAAAQRDYFLTQIKTRLEEWFTAGGPQSYVYNAPWRTLTGYPSEYGADNQINDHNFHSGYAIMAAAIVAQYDPVWASQENWGGMVNLLIKDGNNWDRNDTRFPFLRAFDAYAGHSWASGHGDFGDGNNEESSSEAMNFATAVILWGSLTQQDSIRDLGIYLHATQRSAIEQYWLDVDNVVFPAAYTYKGLGMIWGAKGVHSTWFGANPDFIHGINMLPYNGGSLYLGRNPEYVQSLHTEIITELNGADPTWKDIIWKYQAFVDPSAALSSFFADSGYIPEAGGTKAHTYHWLGNMKKMGKQDLTVTADIATYAVFKDNAGYKTYIAFNPGSDSITVNFSDNFSMRVGPRRMRHISTSPVNPDAPIVLLTTDRTTGKVPLRVSFSGSRSYDRNNSPLTFLWNFGTGAVSSAPDTIYTFTAPGEYTVLLNVSNPAGLTTMDSVKIRVLGNGTPYTGTAVNLPGIIQAENYDNGGEGVAYHDVNSNNIGLAYRPNEGVDIEPSGTQGYDVYWMVDGEWLEYTVNATRDTVYDITANVATVPGFGYFRLFVNNEDVSGKKFVTGTGGWQNWRPITVAGVPMQAGTNIIRFEVYTDVISEKPNWLFSLNWFDVTYSAVTGNREYASLPAEFELNQNYPNPFNPATTISYTLSHDSRVTLSVYTILGEEAVQVVNETLSAGSHVARFDASGLPSGVYFYKLTADPLNGSPSYHAVRKMTVLK; this is encoded by the coding sequence ATGATAAAGACTTTGCTTCAATTTACCGCGTTCCTCCTGCTTTCATCATTTGTTTTTGCCCAAAACGTTCAGGTTGGGGCGGGCAGTTATGGTACGGTACTTCCATCCGGAACCGTCGGTCCGCAATATGCATCAGGAGCCACTGCCGTTCCAAAAGTATCAGCGGCTTTCAGTAAGCCGGCACAGACCTGCGACTATTGGACCAGTCTTATTTTTCCTTTTTACGGCGACCAGCATTCAAACAACATCTTTGCCCACCCTCTGTATTTCCGCGCAAAGGGCAACGGACTTCAGGTTGGTCATACTCTTAACCATGTTTTTGCCGCGCAGGATTACCTCTATCCTTTTTCCCAGCAGATGACTGTCGGGATAACCGGACTCAATGTTACAAAAACCCTCACTGATGATTACGGTGACTGGACGGTAACAGCACTCTGGGATGACGGCACACGCCGAATGAAAGCAACTTTAGGACATGGACTTCCGTTTGTGTTCTTCACCATCTCAGGCGGAAACGCTTCCATTACTCTTATAGCCAATCCCAATATCTGGTTTAATCAGAATGGCGTTCTTGGTATTTCAGTTGAAGGGCGTCATTATGGAATCTTCGCCCCCGACAGTTCAGTGTGGACAGGAACAACCCTTCTTCAGTCTTCACTCAACAACAAAGATTATCTCTCCATAGCGCTTCTCCCTGACAATACTCCTGCAACACTCGAATTCTTCCGCAAGCGGGCTTATGCATTCGTTACCGGAAGTGAAGTTTCATGGGTATATAATCAGCAGACATCAAAACTTATTACCACGTTTACCTATACAACAGAACTGAAAGAGAACCGGAACGGAAATCTTAACCAGACTCTTTCAGCTCTGTACCGCCATCAGTATATAAACTCTTCCGTGCCGCTCACAGCATACGAATACACCACTGTCGCCGGAAAGATGAAACTGTTTGACGGCAGCCAGTTTGAAACCTCCCACGCTTATGAGGGAGTACTCCCGGGTATGCCCGATGCGGGTATATATAACCGGGCAGATCTGCTGGCAATGCTGAACTCTCACACGTCCGAAACACTCCCGGCAAGCGGTGACAATTCCGGAACCTATTGGAACGGCAAGCTGATGGCCCGCATGGCACATCTTGTTGGCATTGCCGATCAGCTCGGAGCAGCAGCACAAAGAGATTATTTCCTTACCCAGATCAAGACTCGCCTTGAAGAATGGTTCACCGCGGGCGGACCCCAGAGTTATGTATATAACGCTCCCTGGCGCACCCTTACCGGCTATCCTTCAGAATACGGTGCTGATAATCAGATTAACGACCATAACTTCCACTCCGGATACGCAATCATGGCAGCTGCAATAGTTGCGCAGTATGATCCCGTCTGGGCTTCTCAGGAAAACTGGGGAGGCATGGTTAACCTGCTTATCAAAGACGGCAATAACTGGGACCGCAATGATACCCGCTTCCCTTTCCTCCGGGCTTTTGACGCTTATGCGGGACACTCCTGGGCATCAGGCCACGGTGATTTTGGCGACGGCAACAACGAAGAATCAAGTTCCGAAGCCATGAACTTTGCAACCGCGGTTATCCTCTGGGGCTCACTTACCCAGCAGGACAGCATCCGCGATCTTGGTATATATCTGCACGCAACTCAGCGCAGCGCTATTGAACAATACTGGCTTGATGTTGATAATGTTGTTTTTCCGGCGGCCTATACTTATAAAGGTCTCGGCATGATCTGGGGAGCAAAAGGAGTCCACTCCACCTGGTTTGGCGCAAACCCTGATTTCATTCACGGCATTAACATGCTCCCCTATAACGGCGGATCACTCTATCTGGGACGCAATCCTGAATACGTGCAGTCGCTGCATACTGAAATAATCACCGAACTTAACGGCGCTGACCCCACATGGAAAGATATCATCTGGAAATATCAGGCGTTTGTTGATCCCTCAGCAGCGCTTTCCTCTTTCTTTGCCGACAGTGGATATATACCCGAAGCCGGCGGCACCAAAGCCCACACTTACCACTGGCTTGGCAATATGAAGAAGATGGGCAAGCAGGATCTGACCGTGACCGCGGATATTGCCACCTATGCGGTTTTTAAGGACAACGCGGGATATAAAACGTATATCGCGTTTAATCCCGGTTCAGATTCCATAACGGTGAATTTTTCAGATAACTTTAGCATGCGAGTTGGTCCCCGCAGGATGAGGCATATCAGCACATCACCAGTTAACCCCGATGCACCCATTGTACTTCTTACAACAGACAGAACCACCGGCAAAGTGCCGCTTCGTGTTTCATTTTCCGGCAGCAGAAGTTATGACCGCAATAACTCACCCCTTACGTTCCTCTGGAACTTCGGAACCGGTGCTGTTTCTTCCGCCCCCGACACTATATATACTTTTACTGCTCCGGGGGAATATACGGTCCTCTTAAACGTGAGCAATCCGGCCGGACTTACCACCATGGACAGCGTAAAAATCCGTGTTCTTGGCAACGGTACTCCTTACACCGGAACTGCGGTTAACCTCCCCGGAATTATTCAGGCAGAAAATTATGATAACGGCGGCGAGGGAGTTGCTTACCATGATGTTAACTCAAACAATATCGGTCTTGCCTACCGCCCGAATGAAGGCGTTGATATTGAACCCTCCGGTACACAGGGATATGATGTCTATTGGATGGTTGACGGTGAATGGCTTGAGTACACCGTGAATGCAACACGCGACACCGTCTATGATATTACTGCAAACGTAGCAACCGTTCCCGGATTTGGTTACTTCCGTCTTTTTGTAAATAATGAGGATGTAAGCGGCAAGAAGTTTGTAACCGGTACCGGCGGCTGGCAGAACTGGCGCCCGATTACCGTGGCAGGTGTTCCCATGCAGGCAGGCACCAATATCATCAGATTTGAAGTATATACCGATGTGATTTCTGAAAAACCAAACTGGCTCTTCAGTCTGAACTGGTTTGATGTTACCTATTCAGCAGTAACCGGAAACCGGGAATATGCATCCCTTCCGGCGGAATTTGAACTCAATCAGAATTATCCGAATCCGTTTAATCCGGCAACAACTATTTCCTATACCTTATCCCATGATTCCCGTGTAACGCTGAGCGTATATACCATCCTGGGTGAAGAAGCCGTTCAGGTGGTTAATGAAACCCTGAGCGCGGGAAGTCATGTGGCACGGTTTGATGCATCCGGACTGCCAAGCGGCGTCTATTTCTATAAACTGACAGCTGATCCGCTTAACGGCTCTCCGTCATATCATGCTGTCAGAAAAATGACGGTTCTTAAATAG
- a CDS encoding T9SS type A sorting domain-containing protein, producing MKTNRVPFLFAAFIAVVLFAGSVFAQAPTLPLDFESGTVNYTFTNFDGGVATVINNPQIGGINTSAKVAQMVKGAGQPWAGAYLTLAAPIDFSTNKFFKVKVFMPRTGAKLLLKVENETNPAINFERELTGTVANGWEELTFDYTAINAANQYSKVVFIFDLGTVGNGSPDFTYLFDDIRLTTGTPPPPDTTQMNLPVTFDVPWINYGLVGFEGAENSTIVDDPTMAGNKVAKAVKSATAQPWAGTTVTAVTGGVQTGFKTKVPFTEQEKRMNVRVWSPHAGIQVRLKVEDHLNNTITCETEATVTIANQWQTLVFDFGNPASGTAPLNLANNYNKASIFFNFGVNGATAGERTYYFDDMAFGLPVIPVELTSFTASVSGNVVNLNWATATETNNKGFEVQRKSTAGEFKTVAFVNGNGTTVETRSYSYSDIISEGTYSYRLKQVDFDGSYAYSQTVEVSAAPSEFSLEQNYPNPFNPSTMISFSLPFESKVSLMVYNTLGEVVSELVNGTFSAGYNQVSFNASSLTSGIYFYSITASAVDGSQTFQSMKKMILTK from the coding sequence ATGAAGACCAATCGTGTACCTTTTCTCTTTGCTGCTTTCATAGCAGTTGTTCTGTTTGCCGGATCAGTTTTCGCGCAGGCACCAACCCTGCCGCTGGATTTTGAATCGGGAACAGTAAATTACACATTCACTAATTTTGACGGCGGTGTTGCTACCGTTATCAATAACCCGCAGATCGGCGGCATTAATACCAGTGCAAAAGTTGCACAGATGGTAAAAGGTGCCGGACAGCCATGGGCAGGCGCATACCTGACCTTAGCAGCACCGATTGATTTTTCCACCAATAAATTCTTTAAGGTAAAAGTATTTATGCCAAGAACAGGCGCAAAACTTCTCCTTAAAGTTGAAAACGAAACCAATCCTGCCATTAACTTCGAAAGAGAACTAACCGGAACTGTGGCAAACGGATGGGAAGAACTCACTTTTGATTATACCGCAATTAATGCAGCAAACCAGTATTCAAAAGTTGTTTTTATCTTTGACCTCGGCACCGTAGGAAACGGATCACCTGATTTCACCTATCTTTTTGATGATATCCGTTTAACCACAGGCACCCCTCCTCCGCCTGATACCACACAGATGAACCTTCCTGTTACCTTTGATGTACCATGGATTAACTATGGACTGGTTGGTTTTGAAGGCGCTGAAAACTCAACCATCGTTGATGACCCGACTATGGCCGGAAACAAAGTTGCAAAAGCAGTAAAATCAGCTACCGCTCAGCCCTGGGCAGGCACAACCGTTACCGCTGTTACCGGCGGAGTTCAGACCGGTTTCAAAACAAAAGTTCCTTTCACCGAACAGGAAAAAAGGATGAACGTCCGCGTATGGTCACCTCACGCCGGCATTCAGGTTCGTCTGAAAGTTGAAGATCATCTGAACAATACCATCACCTGCGAAACCGAAGCTACCGTTACCATTGCAAATCAGTGGCAGACACTGGTATTCGATTTCGGCAACCCAGCATCAGGTACCGCACCGCTCAATCTTGCAAACAATTATAATAAAGCTTCCATCTTCTTTAACTTCGGTGTTAACGGAGCAACCGCCGGTGAAAGAACCTATTACTTTGATGATATGGCATTCGGACTGCCGGTTATTCCGGTTGAACTGACCTCATTCACCGCCTCTGTTTCAGGTAACGTTGTTAACCTTAACTGGGCAACCGCAACTGAGACCAACAACAAAGGTTTTGAAGTTCAGAGAAAATCAACTGCTGGTGAATTTAAAACCGTTGCATTCGTTAACGGAAACGGAACCACCGTTGAAACCAGAAGCTACAGCTATTCTGATATCATCAGTGAAGGCACCTACAGTTACCGCCTGAAGCAGGTTGATTTTGACGGATCCTATGCATATTCACAGACCGTTGAAGTAAGCGCGGCTCCTTCAGAATTCAGCTTAGAGCAGAACTATCCTAATCCGTTTAACCCTTCAACCATGATATCTTTCTCGCTTCCATTCGAAAGCAAAGTAAGTCTGATGGTATATAACACCCTCGGTGAAGTGGTCAGCGAATTAGTAAACGGAACATTCAGTGCCGGTTACAATCAGGTCAGCTTTAATGCTTCCTCGCTTACCTCAGGAATCTACTTCTACTCCATCACAGCAAGCGCTGTTGACGGAAGCCAGACCTTCCAGTCCATGAAGAAAATGATTCTCACCAAGTAA
- a CDS encoding DUF4411 family protein, with the protein MSTGDNKYCLDANVLIQAWQKYYNPKFCPDYWGILDKLGQEKRIFIPEQVFDEIVRTEDDLTKWLKKSQIPIVKITLSVTQCLQKIYSADHKHRLLVDNIRGRSLADPWVIAHAMNEKATVVTKENKETALNSTRIKIPNVCESMNVRWMDDFQFITEIQIMFSCRLKNESH; encoded by the coding sequence ATGAGTACAGGTGATAATAAATATTGTCTGGATGCAAACGTATTGATACAGGCATGGCAAAAATATTATAACCCAAAGTTCTGTCCTGACTACTGGGGAATCCTTGATAAACTTGGCCAAGAGAAAAGGATTTTTATTCCGGAACAGGTTTTTGACGAAATTGTGCGGACAGAAGATGATCTGACTAAGTGGTTAAAGAAAAGCCAGATTCCTATTGTAAAGATTACTTTGTCAGTAACACAATGTCTTCAGAAAATTTATTCAGCTGATCACAAACACAGATTGCTGGTGGATAATATAAGAGGACGCTCACTGGCGGATCCCTGGGTGATTGCCCATGCAATGAATGAAAAGGCAACCGTGGTAACAAAAGAAAATAAAGAAACTGCATTAAATTCAACAAGAATAAAAATCCCTAATGTTTGTGAAAGTATGAATGTCAGATGGATGGACGATTTCCAGTTCATAACTGAAATACAAATTATGTTCTCGTGCAGATTAAAGAATGAAAGCCATTAA
- a CDS encoding ImmA/IrrE family metallo-endopeptidase gives MAEKAFVTPEVLRWARKTAKMNEQTAAEKISVSADRIREWELGLGQPTIKQAQKLAKVYRRPFALFFLPEAPTDFKPLEDFRKPGSKDLSTSVIFIIREIQQKQAWVRESFLNEKKEPLPFIGRFSLENSPQDVAVDILKVLGINPSQYVSGYPLKEWINAAEMSGIFITRTSNIHSRLLIDTDELQGFAIADRIAPFIFINSEDWNTAQLFTLVHELAHLWIAASGISNAIDFDQIKGDTYHTVERFCNEVAASALMPEKTLQSENISNFSDLKDLSSSSRKYGVSSFALLVRLLNLHIISNNKFLSLRQQAEAEYNSYIVKEAERKAKQKAKDGGPNYYLLQCNRNGRLFTQIVLDAFRGGSINPTLASDLLNVRITKFQKLEAQLFK, from the coding sequence ATGGCAGAAAAAGCATTTGTAACTCCAGAGGTTTTACGCTGGGCACGAAAGACAGCTAAAATGAACGAGCAGACTGCTGCAGAAAAAATCTCAGTCAGTGCTGATAGAATCAGAGAATGGGAATTGGGTTTAGGACAACCAACCATTAAGCAGGCACAAAAACTCGCAAAAGTTTACAGAAGACCATTCGCATTATTTTTTCTCCCGGAAGCACCAACTGACTTCAAACCGCTTGAAGACTTTAGAAAACCGGGGTCAAAGGATCTGTCTACTTCAGTAATTTTTATTATCCGTGAAATCCAGCAGAAGCAGGCCTGGGTCCGGGAATCGTTTTTAAATGAAAAGAAAGAGCCGCTGCCATTTATTGGCCGGTTTTCTCTGGAAAACAGTCCCCAGGATGTGGCAGTTGATATTCTAAAGGTTCTGGGAATAAATCCATCACAATACGTATCCGGGTATCCCTTAAAGGAGTGGATAAATGCTGCCGAAATGAGTGGTATATTTATTACCCGTACCAGCAATATTCATTCCAGATTACTGATAGATACAGATGAGTTGCAGGGATTTGCAATAGCTGATCGAATTGCGCCGTTTATTTTTATAAACTCTGAGGACTGGAATACAGCTCAGTTATTTACCCTGGTTCATGAACTTGCTCATCTTTGGATTGCTGCCAGCGGTATTTCTAATGCTATTGACTTTGATCAAATAAAAGGAGATACGTATCATACAGTTGAACGTTTCTGTAATGAGGTGGCAGCATCTGCCTTAATGCCGGAAAAAACATTACAATCTGAAAATATATCTAATTTTAGTGACTTAAAAGACCTGTCTTCCAGTTCACGAAAATATGGCGTCAGCAGTTTCGCTTTATTAGTAAGACTGTTAAATCTTCACATAATATCAAACAACAAATTTCTGAGCTTAAGACAACAGGCGGAAGCTGAATATAACAGCTATATTGTTAAAGAAGCGGAGCGGAAGGCAAAGCAGAAAGCAAAGGATGGCGGTCCAAATTATTATCTGCTTCAGTGCAATAGAAACGGCCGATTATTTACGCAGATTGTACTAGATGCATTTAGAGGAGGAAGTATTAATCCGACACTAGCAAGCGACCTTTTAAATGTCCGGATTACAAAATTTCAGAAATTGGAAGCGCAGCTTTTCAAATGA
- the katG gene encoding catalase/peroxidase HPI, which produces MSSNTESGGKCPVHHAGMGAAGTGNQDWWPNRLRLNILRQHSNLSNPMDKGFNYIEEFKKLDFEALKKDLVKLMTDSQDWWPADFGHYGGLFVRMTWHAAGTYRASDGRGGASGGLQRFAPLNSWPDNANLDKARRLLLPIKLKYGNKISWADLLILAGNVAMESMGFKTFGFGAGREDMWEPDESIYWGAEQKWLGDEKRYTGKRDLENPLAAVQMGLIYVNPEGPGGNSDPVSAAHDIRDTFARMSMNDEETVALIAGGHTFGKTHGAGDAALVGPEPEAADIEEQGLGWSNKFGTGKGGHTTTSGLELAWTRTPAKWSHDFFKHLFEYEWELTTSPAGAKQWVAKNAEATIPDAHDASKKHKPMMLTTDLSLRFDPIYEKISRRFYENPDEFADAYARAWFKLTHRDMGPKSCYFGPEVPAEDLIWQDPVPAVDHKLVDAADISSLKAKVLASGLTVSELVTTAWASASTFRGSDKRGGANGARIRLEPQKNWAVNNPAQLSKVLAALEKIQAEFNASAKDGKKISLADLIVLAGCAAVEKAAKDGGYDISVPFTPGRTDASQDQTDAASFGNLEPYADGFRNYLKAPAVVPSEHMLVDRAQLLQLTAPEMTVLVGGLRALKATFDNSDKGVFTSRPGVLSNDFFVNLLDMNTAWAATDEAKEEFEGRDRKTGKPMWKASRTDLVFGSNSELRALAEFYASSDSKEKFVKDFATAWNKVMNLDRFDLKR; this is translated from the coding sequence ATGAGCAGCAATACTGAAAGCGGCGGAAAATGTCCGGTTCACCATGCCGGTATGGGTGCCGCGGGCACAGGTAATCAGGACTGGTGGCCTAACCGGCTCCGTCTGAATATCCTCAGACAGCATTCAAACCTTTCCAATCCGATGGATAAGGGTTTTAATTATATAGAAGAATTTAAGAAGCTTGATTTTGAAGCTCTGAAAAAAGACCTCGTGAAACTGATGACTGACTCACAGGACTGGTGGCCGGCTGATTTTGGCCATTACGGAGGTCTGTTTGTCCGCATGACCTGGCACGCTGCCGGTACCTACCGCGCAAGTGACGGACGCGGCGGCGCTTCGGGCGGTCTGCAGCGTTTTGCCCCGCTTAACAGCTGGCCTGACAATGCCAATCTTGATAAAGCACGCCGTCTGCTGCTCCCCATTAAGCTGAAATACGGCAACAAAATTTCCTGGGCTGATCTTCTGATTCTGGCTGGTAATGTGGCTATGGAATCCATGGGCTTTAAGACCTTCGGCTTCGGCGCGGGACGTGAGGATATGTGGGAGCCGGATGAGAGTATATACTGGGGCGCTGAGCAGAAATGGCTCGGTGATGAAAAGCGCTACACAGGAAAGCGTGATCTTGAAAATCCGCTCGCCGCTGTGCAGATGGGTCTTATCTATGTGAATCCTGAAGGTCCGGGCGGAAACTCCGATCCGGTTTCAGCCGCGCATGATATACGCGATACTTTCGCGCGGATGTCCATGAATGATGAAGAAACGGTCGCGCTTATTGCGGGCGGACATACCTTCGGTAAAACACACGGCGCGGGTGATGCCGCGTTAGTGGGTCCTGAACCTGAAGCTGCTGATATTGAAGAACAGGGTCTTGGCTGGTCGAATAAATTTGGTACCGGCAAAGGAGGCCACACCACCACATCCGGACTTGAACTTGCATGGACGCGCACACCGGCTAAGTGGAGTCATGATTTCTTTAAGCATCTGTTTGAATATGAGTGGGAGCTCACCACAAGTCCCGCAGGCGCAAAGCAGTGGGTTGCAAAGAACGCAGAAGCAACCATACCGGATGCGCATGATGCTTCAAAAAAACATAAGCCGATGATGCTCACTACCGATCTTTCATTGCGTTTTGATCCTATATACGAGAAGATTTCACGCCGCTTCTATGAGAATCCGGATGAGTTTGCTGATGCTTATGCACGCGCATGGTTTAAGCTTACTCACCGTGATATGGGTCCAAAGTCCTGTTACTTTGGTCCGGAAGTTCCGGCAGAAGATTTAATCTGGCAGGATCCTGTACCGGCAGTAGATCATAAACTTGTGGATGCTGCTGATATATCATCACTCAAAGCAAAGGTGCTTGCATCAGGACTGACTGTTTCCGAACTGGTTACCACTGCATGGGCATCAGCATCAACATTCCGCGGATCAGACAAACGGGGCGGCGCTAATGGTGCACGCATCCGTCTTGAGCCGCAGAAGAACTGGGCAGTGAATAATCCGGCTCAGCTTTCGAAGGTGCTTGCTGCTTTAGAGAAGATTCAGGCAGAGTTTAACGCGTCAGCAAAAGACGGAAAAAAGATTTCTCTTGCTGATCTGATTGTTCTTGCCGGATGTGCTGCAGTTGAGAAAGCCGCGAAAGATGGCGGATATGATATATCCGTTCCGTTTACTCCGGGCAGAACCGATGCTTCGCAGGATCAGACTGATGCAGCGTCATTTGGTAATCTTGAGCCATACGCAGATGGTTTCCGCAATTATCTGAAAGCACCTGCGGTAGTTCCATCCGAGCATATGCTGGTTGACCGCGCACAGCTTCTTCAGCTCACCGCGCCTGAAATGACAGTGCTGGTCGGCGGATTGCGCGCGCTTAAAGCAACTTTTGATAACTCGGATAAGGGTGTTTTCACCAGCCGTCCCGGTGTTCTGAGCAATGATTTCTTTGTAAATCTGCTTGATATGAATACCGCCTGGGCAGCAACCGATGAAGCAAAGGAAGAGTTTGAAGGACGCGACCGCAAGACCGGGAAGCCGATGTGGAAAGCATCGCGCACCGATCTGGTGTTCGGTTCAAACTCGGAGCTCCGCGCGCTTGCTGAGTTCTATGCCAGTTCAGACAGTAAAGAAAAGTTCGTGAAGGACTTTGCCACAGCATGGAACAAAGTAATGAATCTTGACCGCTTTGATCTGAAAAGATAA
- the cas6 gene encoding CRISPR-associated endoribonuclease Cas6: MRFLIKTTPNLEIVPFNYQQKLLGVFHKWLGEENPHHDQLSLYSVGWLWGSKSHREGFIFQDGADWSISAWDEKIQTRLTNAITLDQELFCGMRIKEIKTMKTPEFGNDYTFKTLSPILARIKRENGTTEHLTYLHDNFPERLKQILLKKANHAKLELSDFSIIIEKNFKGNRIKVVTLNKVGNKANFVKVRMQGDENAIKFAWCVGLGESTGSCFGGLR, from the coding sequence ATGCGCTTTCTCATTAAAACCACCCCAAACCTTGAAATTGTCCCCTTTAACTACCAGCAAAAACTTCTCGGCGTTTTCCATAAATGGCTTGGGGAGGAGAATCCCCATCATGATCAACTAAGTCTTTACTCCGTAGGATGGCTTTGGGGATCAAAATCTCACCGTGAAGGATTTATTTTCCAAGATGGAGCAGACTGGTCAATTTCTGCGTGGGATGAAAAAATTCAGACAAGACTTACCAACGCAATAACATTAGACCAGGAGCTTTTTTGCGGTATGAGAATTAAAGAAATAAAAACCATGAAAACCCCAGAGTTCGGAAACGACTATACATTTAAAACCCTCAGCCCAATATTAGCCCGAATAAAAAGGGAAAATGGCACCACCGAACACTTAACCTATCTCCACGATAATTTTCCTGAAAGATTAAAACAGATTCTCTTAAAAAAAGCAAATCATGCAAAATTGGAATTATCGGATTTTAGCATAATTATTGAGAAAAACTTTAAAGGGAACAGGATTAAGGTAGTTACTCTCAATAAAGTGGGTAATAAAGCCAATTTTGTAAAGGTAAGGATGCAAGGTGATGAAAATGCAATTAAATTTGCCTGGTGTGTGGGTTTGGGTGAATCTACAGGATCATGTTTTGGAGGGTTAAGATGA